The following are encoded in a window of Flavobacterium psychrotrophum genomic DNA:
- the bcp gene encoding thioredoxin-dependent thiol peroxidase, which yields MTTLKKGDKAPDFSGTDQFGKTHTLADYKDKKLVVFFYPKADTPGCTAEACDLRDNYHRFEAKGYALLGVSADSQKKQAKFTEKYSLPFPLIADEDHAVLNAFGVWGPKKFMGRTLDGIHRTTFVIDENGIIDEIIEKVKTKEHTSQILK from the coding sequence ATGACCACACTTAAAAAAGGCGATAAAGCACCCGATTTTTCAGGCACAGACCAGTTTGGAAAAACCCACACATTAGCCGATTATAAAGATAAAAAGCTGGTAGTTTTCTTTTACCCAAAGGCAGATACCCCCGGCTGTACCGCCGAAGCATGCGACCTGCGCGACAACTACCACCGTTTTGAAGCGAAGGGTTATGCACTTCTTGGTGTTAGTGCAGACAGCCAGAAAAAACAAGCTAAGTTTACCGAGAAATACAGCCTTCCCTTCCCCCTTATTGCAGATGAAGATCATGCTGTACTAAATGCTTTTGGCGTATGGGGGCCTAAAAAGTTTATGGGCCGCACGTTAGACGGTATACACCGCACCACGTTTGTTATTGATGAAAACGGTATTATTGACGAAATAATTGAAAAAGTAAAAACAAAAGAACATACCTCACAGATATTAAAATAA
- a CDS encoding helix-turn-helix domain-containing protein produces MAKKATSIPVNTMYGAGIAVGKATVAGINIYKEVERSHRDNYHSFFMMEAGTAAVEIDFQRYDIAPFSIAYIHPNQVHRIVAFENATVCFCLINKENLNPEYLRLLEDIAPAKPLYIGPEAFSLIDSAATLAIKLFERNEEKLYHSSLKGSCNTLLGLIVAQYLEQAKPMEILSRFEIVTKAFRSLLENNFTIIRKPSEYAEKLNISIPYLNECVKNTTGNPVSHHIQQRIILEAKRLLYYSDKSVKEIASELGYDDYPYFSRLFTKNTGMSAIAFRNKNLD; encoded by the coding sequence ATGGCCAAGAAAGCAACCTCTATTCCGGTAAATACCATGTATGGTGCAGGCATTGCTGTAGGCAAAGCTACTGTAGCAGGCATTAATATATATAAAGAAGTAGAACGTTCGCATCGTGACAATTATCATTCGTTTTTTATGATGGAAGCCGGTACTGCTGCTGTCGAAATAGATTTTCAGCGGTATGATATCGCCCCGTTTAGCATTGCTTACATTCACCCTAACCAGGTGCACCGCATTGTTGCCTTTGAAAATGCTACGGTGTGTTTTTGCCTTATCAATAAAGAAAACCTTAACCCAGAATATCTGAGGTTATTGGAAGATATTGCCCCTGCAAAACCTTTATATATAGGCCCTGAAGCATTTTCTTTAATAGATAGTGCAGCAACACTGGCTATTAAGCTTTTTGAAAGAAATGAAGAGAAGTTATATCACTCATCCCTAAAAGGCAGTTGCAACACACTACTGGGTTTAATAGTTGCGCAATATTTAGAACAGGCCAAACCCATGGAAATACTTTCCCGTTTTGAAATCGTTACCAAAGCCTTTAGATCGCTGCTGGAAAATAATTTCACAATAATAAGGAAACCATCAGAGTATGCTGAAAAGCTGAATATATCTATCCCCTATTTAAATGAATGCGTTAAGAACACTACCGGCAATCCTGTTTCGCATCACATACAGCAACGCATTATACTGGAAGCAAAGCGATTGCTCTATTATTCAGACAAATCGGTTAAAGAAATTGCGTCAGAACTAGGTTATGATGACTACCCTTATTTTTCGAGGCTGTTTACAAAAAATACAGGCATGAGCGCTATAGCATTCAGAAACAAAAACCTCGATTAA
- a CDS encoding siderophore-interacting protein, with amino-acid sequence MPSAPKWVFDVFERLLSPDMPLLEVTENISLSQNIRKICFKGDLKNFDFQPGYHIDFRVSDTDVRRYTPSYYDVKNGILEFIYYLHGDAPGTRFMTNLQPGDTININQPRGHKYYDPSAEKYIIFGDETSLGLACSLLPLLKQNAHQFCFYFELDEENKDIPEKLGLQNVTVFTKGVLLKGESLIQNLPAFQEADWEDAHFVLTGNVRSVQTLRKLAKIHAKGKVHAHGYWLEGKKGL; translated from the coding sequence ATGCCAAGTGCACCTAAATGGGTATTTGATGTATTTGAACGCCTTTTATCGCCGGATATGCCGTTGTTAGAAGTTACTGAAAATATATCATTATCTCAAAACATCAGAAAAATTTGCTTTAAGGGCGATTTAAAAAACTTTGATTTTCAACCGGGCTATCATATTGACTTTCGTGTATCTGACACCGATGTAAGACGATACACACCTTCATACTATGATGTAAAAAACGGAATACTGGAGTTTATCTACTACCTGCACGGAGATGCCCCCGGCACACGGTTTATGACTAACCTGCAACCGGGAGATACAATAAATATAAACCAGCCAAGAGGCCATAAATACTACGATCCATCAGCAGAAAAATATATAATCTTTGGCGATGAAACCTCATTAGGCTTAGCATGCTCACTCCTTCCGTTACTAAAACAAAATGCACATCAGTTCTGTTTTTATTTTGAACTGGATGAAGAAAACAAAGACATCCCCGAAAAATTGGGTCTTCAAAACGTTACTGTATTTACCAAAGGTGTATTACTAAAGGGCGAAAGCCTCATCCAAAATTTACCCGCTTTTCAGGAAGCCGACTGGGAGGATGCGCATTTTGTACTTACCGGAAATGTAAGATCAGTACAGACGCTACGAAAGTTAGCTAAAATCCATGCAAAGGGAAAAGTACATGCTCATGGCTACTGGCTTGAAGGTAAAAAGGGACTTTAA
- a CDS encoding choice-of-anchor L domain-containing protein, with protein sequence MNTYTAYFRLLFFLLLTSAASAQYIRVDDTYTAQQLIQNVLLNNQCAAVSNISVSGGNFASGSQSYGYFNGNGSTFPFQDGVILSTGRAVRAVGPNTSLLDDGNNMDWNGDTDLEQALDINNSTNATVLEFDFVPLASHISFKYMLSSEEYHDDAPCRYSDGFAFLLREAGTTNPYTNLAVIPGSTIPVKVTSVHPRINTPNGCEEQNEEYFGAFNGREHPTNFNGQTKVMTAEATVVPGTSYHIKLVIADETNYRYDSAIFLGGGSFNASTYLGPDRLFATNNPLCNGEAFSMDGTTATATTYQWYKDNTAITGATNPVYVARDAGTYTVDVKFTATCSAKGSVKLEYAAPLTFSTYTLLQCDDDADGLTAYNLAAAGELAKNGDTTLQADAYFTTLADAQANTNAITVINPYYNTTPNQPVYIRIQNQYGCSAIATVNLSTSNNIVTNPAPHGECDVDGTDDGFYSFNLNTLFDNQILASLPAGTQVTYYPAYNDALTFSNVITNSQAYANTTAYAQNIYARVSQGSDCYGIATVQLLVYSFGTSLTNENITLCAGSNITLDGGSFSTYSWDTTPIQTTRQITVDTRAHIL encoded by the coding sequence ATGAATACATACACAGCATATTTCAGGTTACTCTTTTTTCTACTGTTAACCTCAGCAGCATCAGCACAATACATACGTGTAGACGACACCTACACGGCACAGCAATTAATACAAAATGTTTTACTTAATAACCAGTGTGCAGCAGTAAGTAATATATCTGTATCTGGGGGCAATTTTGCATCGGGGTCGCAAAGCTATGGTTATTTTAATGGTAATGGCAGTACTTTTCCGTTTCAGGATGGCGTAATATTAAGCACTGGCCGTGCAGTAAGGGCTGTAGGGCCTAACACATCGTTACTTGATGATGGTAATAATATGGACTGGAATGGCGATACTGACCTGGAGCAGGCACTAGATATTAATAATTCGACAAACGCAACGGTACTGGAATTTGATTTTGTACCGCTTGCCAGCCATATAAGTTTTAAGTATATGCTTAGCAGCGAAGAATATCATGACGATGCACCATGCAGATATTCAGATGGTTTTGCTTTCTTATTAAGGGAAGCTGGCACTACTAACCCATACACTAACCTGGCTGTTATACCCGGCAGTACTATTCCGGTAAAGGTTACATCGGTACACCCACGTATAAATACACCTAATGGATGTGAAGAGCAAAACGAAGAATATTTCGGTGCTTTTAACGGAAGAGAGCATCCTACAAATTTTAACGGACAGACAAAGGTAATGACTGCCGAAGCTACCGTAGTTCCCGGCACCAGCTACCACATTAAACTGGTAATTGCAGATGAAACCAACTACCGTTATGATTCAGCCATATTTTTAGGCGGAGGTAGTTTTAACGCCTCAACTTACTTAGGGCCTGACAGACTTTTTGCTACTAACAATCCGCTTTGCAACGGCGAAGCTTTTTCTATGGATGGCACAACCGCTACTGCTACAACCTATCAGTGGTACAAAGACAACACAGCCATAACCGGAGCTACAAACCCCGTTTATGTTGCCAGAGATGCAGGCACGTATACCGTTGACGTAAAATTTACCGCGACCTGTTCTGCAAAAGGTTCTGTAAAGTTAGAATATGCTGCACCCCTTACCTTTAGCACCTATACACTACTGCAATGCGATGACGATGCAGACGGGCTTACGGCATATAACCTTGCAGCAGCAGGAGAACTTGCCAAAAATGGAGATACTACTCTACAGGCCGATGCTTATTTTACAACATTAGCCGATGCACAGGCCAATACAAATGCAATTACGGTAATTAACCCGTACTATAATACCACACCAAACCAGCCTGTTTACATCAGGATCCAAAACCAATATGGTTGCAGTGCCATTGCTACAGTAAATCTTAGTACGTCTAATAATATTGTAACCAATCCTGCACCACATGGTGAGTGCGACGTAGACGGTACCGATGATGGTTTTTATAGTTTTAATCTTAACACATTGTTCGACAACCAGATACTTGCAAGTCTTCCCGCAGGCACACAAGTTACCTACTACCCTGCATATAACGATGCGCTAACGTTTAGCAATGTCATTACAAATTCGCAGGCATATGCAAACACAACTGCTTACGCACAAAACATTTATGCGCGCGTAAGCCAGGGAAGCGACTGTTATGGTATAGCCACGGTACAACTGTTGGTATATTCTTTTGGGACGAGCCTTACAAATGAAAATATTACACTTTGCGCAGGCAGCAACATTACACTTGATGGAGGCAGCTTTAGTACCTATTCCTGGGATACCACACCAATACAAACTACACGCCAGATAACTGTAGATACCCGGGCACATATACTGTAA
- a CDS encoding T9SS type B sorting domain-containing protein, with protein sequence MDITDFKGGENSFTITPQGAGKYEYSIDGINYQTENTFTSLETGEYFIYIRDINGCSPVYRKRVYVLDYPKFFTPNGDGKNETWRIPYLSSRPGANVIIYDRFGKLITSFYGNAPGWDGTLNGYRLPATDYWFVINLENGRVIRGHFALIR encoded by the coding sequence GTGGATATTACCGATTTTAAAGGTGGAGAGAACAGCTTTACCATAACGCCACAAGGTGCTGGTAAGTATGAATATTCTATAGATGGAATTAATTACCAAACAGAAAATACGTTCACGAGCCTTGAAACGGGCGAATATTTTATATACATAAGAGATATTAATGGTTGTAGCCCGGTTTACAGGAAAAGGGTTTATGTACTTGATTATCCTAAATTCTTTACTCCTAACGGCGATGGTAAAAACGAAACCTGGCGCATACCTTATTTATCAAGCCGCCCCGGTGCTAACGTAATTATATACGACCGCTTTGGTAAGCTGATAACGTCATTTTATGGCAACGCTCCGGGATGGGATGGTACGTTAAATGGTTACCGCCTGCCTGCTACAGATTACTGGTTTGTAATTAACTTAGAAAATGGGCGTGTGATACGCGGGCATTTTGCATTGATAAGATAA
- a CDS encoding phosphoribosylaminoimidazolesuccinocarboxamide synthase, with protein sequence MNTITSTDFNFPGQKSVYRGKVREVYAINDELLVMVATDRLSAFDVVMPKGIPYKGQILNQIATKFMRLTEDIVPNWLIDTPDPNVAVGQLCEPFKVEMVIRGYLSGHAAREYAAGKRVLCGVELVEGLKENDKFPSPIITPTTKADNGEHDMDISREAILTQGIVSEEDYLVLEKYTRALFQRGTEIAASRGLILVDTKYEFGRTKDGKIVLIDEIHTPDSSRYFYADGYQERQNKGEEQKQLSKEFVRRWLIENGFQGKEGQQIPEMTDEYIESVSERYIELYENIIGEKFSKADITNINERINTNVVAFLNK encoded by the coding sequence ATGAATACCATCACAAGTACCGATTTTAATTTTCCCGGCCAAAAATCCGTATATCGCGGTAAGGTGCGCGAAGTATATGCTATAAACGATGAATTGCTGGTTATGGTGGCTACAGACAGGCTTAGTGCTTTTGATGTGGTTATGCCAAAAGGTATTCCTTATAAAGGGCAGATACTAAACCAGATCGCAACTAAATTTATGCGCCTTACAGAAGATATCGTGCCTAACTGGCTTATTGATACACCAGACCCTAACGTTGCCGTAGGCCAGCTTTGCGAGCCTTTTAAGGTAGAGATGGTTATTCGCGGATACCTTAGCGGCCACGCTGCACGCGAATATGCTGCCGGCAAACGTGTGCTTTGTGGAGTGGAACTTGTAGAAGGCCTTAAAGAGAACGATAAATTTCCGTCGCCTATTATTACGCCTACTACTAAGGCTGATAATGGCGAACACGATATGGACATAAGCCGTGAGGCTATCCTTACACAGGGTATTGTTAGCGAAGAAGATTATTTAGTACTCGAAAAATATACCCGTGCCTTATTTCAGCGTGGTACTGAGATCGCGGCTTCACGCGGACTGATACTGGTTGATACCAAATATGAATTTGGCAGGACTAAAGATGGTAAGATCGTACTTATTGACGAGATACACACGCCCGATTCTTCACGCTATTTTTATGCCGATGGTTATCAGGAGCGCCAGAATAAAGGTGAAGAGCAAAAGCAACTGAGTAAAGAGTTTGTGCGCAGGTGGCTGATCGAAAATGGTTTCCAGGGTAAAGAAGGCCAGCAGATACCTGAAATGACAGACGAATATATTGAAAGTGTTTCTGAACGTTATATCGAGCTTTATGAGAACATCATAGGTGAGAAGTTCAGTAAGGCAGATATTACTAATATCAACGAACGTATTAATACAAACGTGGTGGCTTTTTTAAATAAATAG
- a CDS encoding PhoH family protein, whose translation MNERIIELTDIAPKDFWGAQDSHLETIKKYYPKLKIVARGTTLKAFGEKELLDEFEKRFKRLMHHFSRYNNIDDNVIERVIQGDSVTEHMNPSDKILVHGIGGKLIKAMTPNQQLLVDTMFKNDMVFAIGPAGTGKTYTGVALAVKALKEKQVKRIILTRPAVEAGENLGFLPGDMKEKLDPYMQPLYDALRDMLPPQTLEDYILKGIIQIAPLAFMRGRTLDNAFVILDEAQNTTHSQMKMFLTRMGKSAKFMITGDPGQIDLPRSTMSGLKEALLILKDVDGIGIIYLDDKDVVRHRLVKKVIEAYKRIEHQG comes from the coding sequence TTGAACGAAAGGATCATTGAACTAACCGACATAGCACCCAAAGATTTTTGGGGCGCACAGGACAGCCACCTGGAAACCATTAAGAAGTATTATCCGAAACTAAAGATAGTAGCCCGTGGTACCACGCTAAAGGCTTTTGGTGAAAAAGAGCTGCTTGATGAATTTGAAAAACGCTTTAAAAGGCTGATGCACCATTTTAGCCGCTACAACAATATAGACGACAATGTTATAGAGCGTGTTATACAGGGCGACAGTGTTACAGAACACATGAACCCCAGCGATAAGATACTGGTGCACGGCATTGGTGGAAAGCTTATAAAAGCCATGACACCAAACCAGCAGCTACTGGTAGACACCATGTTTAAAAACGATATGGTATTTGCCATAGGGCCTGCCGGTACAGGTAAAACCTACACAGGTGTGGCGCTGGCCGTAAAGGCGCTTAAAGAAAAACAGGTTAAACGCATTATACTTACACGCCCCGCGGTAGAGGCAGGGGAGAACCTTGGCTTTTTACCGGGAGACATGAAAGAGAAGCTGGACCCGTATATGCAACCGCTATATGATGCCCTGCGCGATATGCTGCCACCACAAACGCTGGAAGATTACATTTTGAAAGGTATTATACAAATAGCGCCGCTGGCATTTATGCGTGGGCGTACGCTTGATAATGCTTTTGTAATACTCGATGAGGCGCAAAACACGACACACTCCCAAATGAAGATGTTCCTTACCCGTATGGGTAAGAGTGCCAAGTTTATGATAACCGGTGACCCCGGCCAGATCGACTTGCCACGCAGTACCATGAGCGGCCTTAAAGAAGCCTTGCTGATACTTAAGGATGTAGATGGCATAGGCATTATTTATCTTGATGATAAGGATGTGGTGCGCCACCGCCTTGTGAAAAAAGTTATTGAGGCCTATAAGAGAATTGAGCACCAGGGGTAA
- a CDS encoding SAM hydrolase/SAM-dependent halogenase family protein: MSIITLTTDFGLCDHFVGALKGKLISGCADATIIDISHNVDLFNIPQASYIISAAWRSFPAGTVHLIAVDAELSAENRHIAILWNGHYFIGADNGILTLLTENILPEKIVEINIHDRLPEGSSAMDVFATVACHLTKGGTLNVIGKEITTGLKPMLEMHPVVAGDKNTVKGNVIYIDHFGNCVTNISKKLIKEVAKGRDFEITFGTKGHIKALKESYSDFTLNERFSLKDYEGEKLALYNEAGYLEIAIFRSNPHTVGSAKTLLGLNYRDVVTVVFK, encoded by the coding sequence ATGTCAATAATTACCCTCACAACCGATTTTGGACTTTGCGACCACTTTGTGGGTGCGCTAAAGGGCAAGCTGATTTCGGGCTGTGCAGATGCTACAATTATCGACATATCGCACAATGTAGATTTATTTAATATTCCGCAGGCCAGTTACATAATAAGTGCAGCATGGCGTAGCTTTCCGGCAGGCACAGTACACCTTATTGCTGTTGATGCAGAGCTAAGTGCAGAGAACCGTCATATTGCCATTTTATGGAATGGTCATTACTTTATAGGTGCCGATAATGGCATATTAACCCTGCTAACCGAAAACATACTCCCTGAAAAGATAGTAGAAATAAACATACACGACCGCCTGCCCGAAGGCAGCAGCGCTATGGATGTTTTTGCCACAGTAGCCTGCCATCTAACTAAAGGCGGCACGCTTAACGTTATTGGCAAAGAAATTACTACAGGCCTTAAACCCATGCTGGAGATGCACCCTGTTGTGGCAGGCGATAAAAACACCGTAAAAGGCAACGTTATATATATTGACCACTTTGGCAACTGTGTTACCAACATCAGTAAAAAGCTGATAAAAGAAGTAGCAAAAGGCAGGGATTTTGAAATAACCTTTGGGACCAAAGGGCATATTAAAGCGCTTAAAGAAAGTTATTCTGATTTTACACTAAATGAACGTTTCTCCCTAAAGGATTATGAGGGCGAAAAACTGGCACTTTACAATGAGGCCGGTTACCTCGAAATAGCTATTTTCCGGAGTAACCCGCACACGGTAGGATCGGCTAAAACACTACTGGGCTTAAATTACAGGGATGTGGTGACTGTGGTATTTAAATAA
- a CDS encoding putative quinol monooxygenase encodes MFVRIVKMVFIEEHVSAFLQNFNNVKEDIRNVPGCRLLELYRDKDNPQVFFTYSYWEREGDLENYRNSELFKGVWAITKPLFAQKAEAWSVDKLVSLE; translated from the coding sequence ATGTTTGTACGCATTGTAAAAATGGTGTTTATTGAAGAGCACGTAAGCGCTTTCCTTCAGAACTTTAATAATGTAAAAGAGGACATAAGAAATGTGCCCGGTTGCCGTTTACTGGAATTATACCGTGACAAAGATAACCCACAGGTGTTTTTTACCTACAGTTACTGGGAGCGTGAAGGAGACCTTGAAAACTATCGCAATTCTGAGCTTTTTAAAGGTGTGTGGGCCATTACAAAACCACTGTTTGCACAAAAGGCTGAAGCATGGAGTGTAGATAAACTGGTAAGCCTTGAGTAA
- the gldF gene encoding gliding motility-associated ABC transporter permease subunit GldF produces MKALLLREIKSFFGSPIGYLVIALFLLLNGLFLWVFDYGFNILNSGFADMAPFFTLSPWILIFLIPAVTMRSFSDEKKQGTLELLFTKPLSTWEIVNGKFFGAFVLILLALIPTVIYVFVISWLGSPQGNIDMGSTLGSYFGLLFLIAGYTAIGVFTSTLSDNQIVAFISAMFLCFLFYFGFEGLASFAGAFGTQVSKLGMDYHFKSMSRGVIDTRDVIYFASIAILFLSLTVYKLKSLKW; encoded by the coding sequence ATGAAAGCATTATTGCTACGAGAGATCAAGTCCTTCTTTGGGTCGCCCATAGGGTATCTGGTCATAGCCCTGTTTTTATTGCTCAACGGCCTTTTCCTTTGGGTATTCGATTACGGCTTTAATATACTGAACAGTGGTTTTGCCGATATGGCACCTTTCTTTACCCTGTCTCCCTGGATCCTTATTTTCCTGATTCCCGCGGTAACCATGCGCTCTTTTTCTGACGAAAAGAAACAAGGCACGCTGGAGTTACTCTTTACAAAACCACTCAGCACCTGGGAAATTGTAAATGGTAAATTCTTTGGAGCCTTTGTACTTATCTTATTGGCACTTATACCTACTGTAATATATGTATTTGTAATATCGTGGCTTGGAAGCCCTCAGGGTAATATTGATATGGGCAGTACACTGGGCTCTTACTTTGGCCTATTATTCCTTATAGCAGGCTACACCGCCATTGGAGTGTTTACCTCTACCCTTTCAGATAACCAGATCGTTGCCTTTATATCTGCCATGTTCCTGTGCTTTTTATTTTATTTTGGTTTTGAAGGCCTTGCATCATTTGCAGGCGCCTTTGGCACACAGGTATCAAAACTAGGCATGGATTACCATTTTAAAAGCATGAGCCGCGGCGTTATAGACACGCGCGACGTTATTTATTTTGCCAGTATTGCAATACTGTTCCTTTCGTTAACCGTTTACAAACTTAAATCGCTTAAATGGTAA
- the gldG gene encoding gliding motility-associated ABC transporter substrate-binding protein GldG, giving the protein METAKQRSRKQLIITIVALVALNIAGAFIFKRLDLTKDKRYTLSDTSLNLIASVNEPLYIDVFLEGDFPGEFKRLQDETSQLLQEFSAYNTDVKFNFFNPMDKSESAAATKRDLIYTIFKMDNPSIPAKDDAEVRKSIDGISDIDKAIFDTFNGSGMKPASVSVNDKGKQSETLIFPWAIATYKGKTVKIPLLRNMRGANTAEKVEVSVQHLEYAFAEAFDRLTRDKQKRIVVIQGNGELPARYMGSFLKQLRESYHLGPFTLDSVAKNPQQTLKELQKYDLAIIAKPTERFTEEEKQVLDQYIVNGGKTLWMVDAVQAEMDSLYNETGSTPAIARDLNINDMLFKYGVRINPDLIQDEMSTNIKLASGAQGNNTQYQLYPWRLSPFIYPDSVNQNPIVRNLGGIKMELASPMDTLKNGIKKNVLLASSRYSKKVGTPVAIRLDMVAEETTPKDYPVPGFMPVAVLLEGSFHSMYENRVLPFKDPAYKTVGKPGKMIVISDGDIAKNQFDKNGQPLELGYDKWTEEFFENKDFMLNCVNYLLDDNGLINIRSKDVNLPMLNTEKVYDNYTTAQIVTIGLPLVLLAIFGFLFTWLRKKKYSKAA; this is encoded by the coding sequence ATGGAAACAGCAAAACAACGCAGTAGAAAACAGCTTATCATTACCATAGTGGCATTGGTAGCGCTAAATATAGCAGGGGCATTTATATTTAAACGCCTCGACCTTACTAAAGACAAACGTTACACCCTTTCTGACACATCGCTAAACCTTATAGCATCGGTTAATGAACCCCTGTATATAGATGTTTTTCTTGAAGGCGATTTTCCCGGAGAGTTTAAACGCCTGCAGGACGAAACCAGCCAGTTGCTACAGGAATTCTCAGCATATAATACCGATGTAAAGTTCAACTTCTTTAACCCAATGGATAAGTCAGAGAGTGCCGCCGCTACCAAGCGCGACCTTATCTACACCATTTTTAAAATGGATAATCCGTCTATTCCCGCTAAGGATGATGCCGAGGTTAGAAAAAGCATTGATGGCATATCTGACATTGACAAAGCCATATTCGACACCTTTAACGGTAGCGGAATGAAGCCCGCCAGCGTTAGCGTAAACGATAAGGGCAAGCAAAGCGAAACCCTTATCTTTCCGTGGGCTATTGCAACATACAAAGGTAAGACGGTAAAAATTCCGCTTTTAAGAAATATGCGTGGTGCCAATACAGCCGAAAAAGTAGAAGTATCTGTGCAGCACCTGGAATATGCTTTTGCAGAAGCATTTGACAGATTAACCCGCGACAAGCAAAAAAGAATAGTAGTTATACAGGGTAATGGAGAATTGCCTGCACGCTATATGGGCAGTTTCCTTAAACAGCTTCGCGAAAGTTACCACCTTGGCCCATTTACGCTTGATTCTGTTGCTAAAAATCCACAGCAAACCCTTAAAGAGCTCCAAAAGTATGACCTTGCCATAATTGCCAAACCTACCGAGCGATTTACCGAAGAAGAAAAGCAAGTACTGGACCAGTACATTGTAAACGGCGGTAAAACCCTTTGGATGGTAGACGCTGTACAGGCCGAAATGGATAGCCTGTATAATGAAACAGGATCTACACCCGCCATAGCACGCGACCTTAATATTAATGATATGCTATTTAAATATGGTGTGCGCATAAATCCTGACCTTATTCAGGATGAAATGAGCACTAATATTAAACTGGCATCGGGCGCACAGGGTAATAATACACAGTATCAATTATACCCCTGGAGGCTATCGCCTTTTATTTACCCTGATTCGGTAAACCAAAACCCGATAGTGCGTAACCTTGGTGGTATTAAAATGGAGCTTGCCAGCCCAATGGATACCCTTAAGAACGGCATTAAAAAGAACGTTTTACTGGCATCATCACGCTACTCTAAAAAAGTAGGTACACCGGTAGCCATACGCCTTGATATGGTTGCAGAAGAAACTACCCCTAAAGATTATCCGGTTCCTGGCTTTATGCCTGTGGCGGTGTTATTAGAAGGCAGTTTCCACAGTATGTATGAAAACCGCGTACTGCCTTTTAAAGACCCTGCTTATAAAACAGTAGGCAAACCGGGTAAAATGATCGTGATATCTGATGGTGACATTGCCAAAAACCAGTTCGACAAAAACGGACAGCCGCTGGAACTGGGTTATGACAAGTGGACTGAGGAGTTTTTTGAGAACAAAGATTTTATGCTGAACTGTGTAAACTACCTGCTTGATGACAACGGACTTATTAACATACGCAGCAAAGATGTGAACCTGCCAATGCTTAATACAGAAAAAGTGTATGACAACTACACTACAGCACAAATTGTTACCATAGGCCTCCCACTTGTACTATTGGCTATATTTGGCTTCCTGTTTACCTGGCTGCGCAAAAAAAAGTACAGCAAGGCAGCTTAA